In Gossypium hirsutum isolate 1008001.06 chromosome A10, Gossypium_hirsutum_v2.1, whole genome shotgun sequence, the DNA window CGAAtaaaatatgaaggaaaaatgCTTAAAGTTCAAGCTTTCAGCTACTGTCAAGAATGGAGAATAGAACTTAGAAGGCAAAGAACGATGGAGCATATGGAAGAAAATCTGATGATTTCATTCAAAAGAAACTTTGGCTcaaagccattacatataccagtcATTGGCTGgtcaaaaaatcaacaaattcatcacctaaacactacctaactccacttaTTACATTGGAACTAGGTGATATTACTTGCACACTTAAACAAAGCTGGTAACCAGCTCTTTGACCATCAAGTTACATCAACTTGTCATCCaagcataattcaaaataaactaaattacaaaaatattgttaaaaggTAACAAAATGAAACTAAGTTGAAGCAGTAGCATTAACATATTCAGTTGCACGTACTTTACCCGAGAAACTTATGTGCATGGATTCTTGCACGTACTTTACCCGGACAACTTATGTGCATGAATTTGCATGAGCTGCATGTGTTGCATAGGAACTAACTTCAACAAGTCACTTAGATCTTCTTCGTTTCTGATTCCAGTTCTGAATAAAACTAGCAGTCCATTTGTTTCTAAACTCATTCAGCACTTTATACCCAATAGAAAATCCAATCACCAATCCCCATCCATACCCCATCAATACAACTTTCCAAACAGATAAACCATCTATCCACAAATCTTCATCCTCCTTCAGGGGCAGCATTTTGGAACCAACTTCATTGCATTTCCTTGTCAAAGGAACCCCACACAATCTTAGGTTTCCTATGTAAGAATCATTTGAAAATGTACCAAATTGGTTGCTCTCTGGAATCCTTCCATCAAGTTGGTTGTAAGAGAGATTCAGCAATGCAAGAAAAGTTAGGCTTGTAAGTTGTGGAGGAATCTTTCCAGAGACACTGTTTCGGGAGAGATCCAATGACTCGAGCTCGGTTAAGCTTCCCAGTGCTGAAGGAATAGGGCCAAATAAGCCGTTGTAGGACAAGTTTAGCACATGGAGTGACTTGAGGTGTTGTACTTCTTCTAATATCCTCCCATGAAATTTATTATTGGACAGGTCAAGACAGGTAAAGAGGGTTAAGATTTTCTGGTAAAAAATTTCAAACCCTCTATTCACAATTGTCACCGAatctttataataataattatctcCAACATAACTTGGCTTCGCTTTGTTGCCATCAATCACCATCATTCCCCTCAAAGATTGAAAAAAATCAACAGATACCTCACCTGAAAAGTTATTGGAAGCAAGATCCAGTATATGTAACATTGGGAAAGCATTTCCATCTTCGAAAAATTTAATCGAACCATAAAATCTGTTGGATCGTAGTATAAGAACCTTCAAGAGAGGCAATTTCACTAACCAGTAAGGAAATGTGTCATGTATCATATTTTTCCCAAGATCCAAAACTTCAAGCTTTTTGCAATTGGCTAATGACCTTGGCAACTTCCCTTCCAAGTTGTTCCCGTTGATTTTGAGTGAGCTTAGCTTATGAGTGGCTTGGAAGAATTCAATTGATAGTTGACCAGAAAAATTATTGGAAGCAATGTCTAATACATCCAACGTTGGAAAATTATTTTCCAAATGTTTAATTGGACCATAAAACCTGTTTGCTCGTAGTATAAGAACCATCAAGCCAGGCAACTTTCCCAACCATAAAGGGAATGTGTCGTGCAGAGTATTGTTTCCAAGGTTTACAGCATAGAGCATTGTGCAATTGGCTAATGACCTCGGCAACTTCCCTTCCAATTTATTGTCTTTGAGTTTAAGAGCGTACAGTTGGGTTGCTCCTCCAAAATCTGGTATGCTGCCACAAATTATTTTGCTGTAGATATAAAAAGCTGAGAGTACTGATATTTCCTAAGCAGCTTGGGATTGAGCCACTCAATTTGTTGAAGGATGCATCAAAACTCTGAAGTTGACTCAAATTACAAATAGGTGCTCGTAAAGAGTCTTGGTTCGATGAAAATTGGTCCAAAGATGTGAGAGAGTTGTTGGAAAGATTCAAAGACTGCAAACTTTTCTTCCACACCCAATTTGGTACTGCCCCACTTATTTTGTTATTTGAAAGGTCAAGATCTTCTAAGCTCTCTT includes these proteins:
- the LOC107895606 gene encoding receptor-like protein 20; protein product: MENLGILTALFFLFSSSTSLHPSSLTNLQNYCLDDQRSALLQLQHHLYYAPNFTFSSKLDLLDPNTHCCSWKGVTCDALGHIIGIDLSYQNLSEKPNFKTLIKKMRSLRELYLDGVNISSQSSEWCETTSLSLPKLSVISMSNCDLNGHFPVEFFLLPKMQRIDISDNSRLMGQLLEFPINNTLEVLSLQYTNFSGKLPESISNLKLLRVLTLSKLSLNFNSISGSIPPSIANLSNLVELDLSGNNFNGLISPFHRSGVPNLAYLDLSRNRLSGSIPSSLFTLSTLQTLSLGYNSFSDYQLKLDMFFQLNNLRFLDPSNMSLLVGSQNKILIFPRLEGLALRSCNLTEFPEFIKSQNKLTSLYLSNNRIHGLVPNWLWKSTLIWVDLSSNMIDIPNQIAFDDAISSFPMLRWLRLQSCNISTFPAFLKIQESLEDLDLSNNKISGAVPNWVWKKSLHIPDFGGATQLYALKLKDNKLEGKLPRSLANCTMLYAVNLGNNTLHDTFPLWLGKLPGLMVLILRANRFYGPIKHLENNFPTLDVLDIASNNFSGQLSIEFFQATHKLSSLKINGNNLEGKLPRSLANCKKLEVLDLGKNMIHDTFPYWLVKLPLLKVLILRSNRFYGSIKFFEDGNAFPMLHILDLASNNFSGEVSVDFFQSLRGMMVIDGNKAKPSYVGDNYYYKDSVTIVNRGFEIFYQKILTLFTCLDLSNNKFHGRILEEVQHLKSLHVLNLSYNGLFGPIPSALGSLTELESLDLSRNSVSGKIPPQLTSLTFLALLNLSYNQLDGRIPESNQFGTFSNDSYIGNLRLCGVPLTRKCNEVGSKMLPLKEDEDLWIDGLSVWKVVLMGYGWGLVIGFSIGYKVLNEFRNKWTASFIQNWNQKRRRSK